One part of the [Synechococcus] sp. NIES-970 genome encodes these proteins:
- a CDS encoding hypothetical protein (conserved hypothetical membrane protein): protein MDQDTKFIFLVLGLPVAGLLYCGLIIALMVSQPFVRANSLWFGFLFFLIPFTIAAVTWLRASAKAYRN, encoded by the coding sequence ATGGATCAGGATACAAAATTTATTTTCCTCGTTTTGGGGCTACCCGTTGCGGGGCTGTTGTATTGCGGTTTGATCATTGCGCTCATGGTGAGCCAGCCTTTTGTGCGGGCCAATTCCCTCTGGTTTGGCTTTTTATTTTTCCTGATCCCCTTTACCATTGCTGCTGTAACCTGGCTCCGCGCCTCGGCGAAGGCCTACCGTAACTAA
- the miaE gene encoding tRNA-(MS[2]IO[6]A)-hydroxylase — protein sequence MTPATLPRIKFLQEPTRPEWIELALANLDTILLDHSHCERKAAGVALNMMFRYPSAVALVKALTAIAKEELEHFELVNQWLERKNIPLAPLNAPPYGGQLRKLIRPQEPDRLLDSLLISALIEARSHERLGLLGEHCPEPDLAKFYRGLMASEARHYGAYWVLATTYYNQDLVNQRLEELAIAESEILATLHPEPRIHS from the coding sequence ATGACCCCTGCGACTCTACCCCGGATCAAGTTTCTCCAGGAGCCGACCCGCCCGGAATGGATCGAGCTGGCCCTCGCTAATCTGGACACCATTTTGCTGGATCACTCCCACTGTGAACGGAAGGCGGCAGGAGTGGCCCTAAATATGATGTTTCGCTACCCCTCGGCGGTGGCACTGGTCAAAGCCCTGACGGCGATCGCCAAGGAAGAATTAGAGCATTTCGAGCTGGTGAACCAGTGGCTAGAACGAAAAAATATTCCCCTTGCCCCCTTGAACGCGCCCCCCTATGGCGGCCAGTTGCGCAAATTGATCCGGCCCCAGGAACCCGATCGCCTGTTGGATTCTCTGTTAATTTCAGCCCTGATCGAAGCCCGTTCCCACGAACGGCTGGGATTGCTGGGGGAACATTGCCCGGAGCCGGATTTGGCGAAATTTTATCGGGGGCTCATGGCCTCGGAAGCACGGCATTACGGGGCTTATTGGGTGCTGGCGACCACCTATTACAACCAAGATTTGGTAAATCAGCGCCTGGAAGAATTGGCGATCGCCGAAAGCGAGATTCTTGCGACTCTCCACCCAGAACCCCGCATCCATAGTTAG
- a CDS encoding serine/threonine kinase, translated as MIYCFNPACGQPRNPDQGKFCSTCGQPLLLGDRYGARQVLNQGSKGRTFLGIDRGTFPESYCIIKQSFITQSVNAQQFISTFQDNADRLKTLGDRPEFPTVLDIFLPKYLHQITIPPTLVFEKIVGDSLRQQLTAAGPFSEDRLRQFLREILPLVQLIHDHGLIHRDLHPENVLLTPEHHWAIVDFTAAKVTSKMASAEPGTLIGSGIYTAPEQLRGQSYPASDLYSLGVICLELLTSIHPFDLYSVRENRWVWRDYLTTPISSSLGNLLEQMVAEIPGDRPKSAQAILAALFPHTMPKQAKIATPPKAKPPKPKTISPVAPDPEPQWHCFRTLRGHHAYISDLQFAPDSYHLASAAADQTIRLWDLDHRQEASCLRGHRGIVSSLIFWGDRLISGSWDYTIRLWDWQQGEQLTYLEGKSTWIQGLAFWEKTKQLAALGADQNLTYWDLAQEKVVQTFALQNTQIIRAAQIPGQLWAAQGNKLSCYGAGDRLQTFAGHQGQILDFQISPNGQFLLSSSADQTLKIWPLAPDKQPKTLRLLIPITKVAIAPNLRFFVGGDRQGTLAIWQLGQEQPMVQLPAHNDSEIQAIAISPNSQIIATAAADKTIKLWRFGIQ; from the coding sequence ATGATCTATTGTTTCAATCCGGCCTGCGGACAGCCCCGCAATCCTGACCAGGGAAAATTTTGCAGTACCTGCGGTCAACCGCTGCTGTTGGGCGATCGCTATGGGGCGCGGCAGGTACTCAATCAAGGTAGTAAGGGGCGCACTTTTTTAGGCATTGATCGGGGCACTTTTCCGGAGAGCTATTGCATCATCAAGCAGTCTTTTATTACCCAGAGTGTCAACGCCCAGCAGTTCATCAGCACCTTTCAAGACAATGCAGACCGCTTAAAAACTTTGGGCGATCGCCCAGAATTTCCGACGGTGTTGGACATTTTTTTGCCGAAATATTTACATCAGATCACTATTCCGCCGACCCTGGTTTTTGAAAAAATTGTGGGGGACAGTCTACGGCAACAGCTAACGGCGGCAGGGCCATTTTCTGAAGACCGACTGCGCCAGTTTTTGCGGGAAATTTTGCCCCTCGTGCAGCTCATCCATGACCATGGCCTGATCCACCGGGATCTACATCCTGAAAATGTATTACTCACGCCAGAACACCATTGGGCGATCGTCGATTTTACAGCGGCGAAGGTCACTTCAAAAATGGCCAGCGCGGAACCGGGAACTTTAATTGGGTCGGGCATTTACACCGCGCCAGAACAACTGCGGGGCCAGAGTTATCCCGCCAGCGATCTTTATAGTCTCGGGGTGATTTGCTTAGAACTGCTCACCTCGATTCATCCCTTTGATCTCTACAGCGTGCGAGAAAATCGCTGGGTATGGCGGGACTATTTAACGACACCCATTAGTTCTTCCTTGGGGAATTTACTCGAACAAATGGTTGCTGAAATTCCAGGCGATCGCCCCAAATCCGCCCAAGCGATTTTGGCGGCTTTATTCCCACATACAATGCCTAAACAGGCAAAAATTGCTACTCCTCCCAAAGCTAAACCGCCCAAACCCAAGACGATTTCCCCAGTGGCCCCAGATCCAGAACCCCAGTGGCATTGCTTTCGCACCTTGAGGGGCCATCACGCCTACATTAGCGATCTCCAGTTTGCGCCCGATAGTTACCATCTCGCCAGTGCCGCCGCCGACCAAACGATTCGCCTCTGGGATCTGGACCATCGTCAGGAAGCGAGCTGTTTACGGGGTCATCGGGGCATTGTTTCTAGTCTAATTTTTTGGGGCGATCGCCTCATTTCTGGCAGTTGGGACTACACCATTCGCCTCTGGGATTGGCAGCAGGGGGAGCAGCTCACTTACTTAGAGGGAAAATCCACCTGGATCCAAGGGCTAGCCTTCTGGGAAAAAACCAAGCAATTGGCAGCCCTTGGTGCGGATCAAAATCTGACCTACTGGGACTTGGCCCAGGAAAAAGTTGTGCAAACCTTTGCCCTTCAAAATACCCAGATTATTCGCGCCGCCCAAATTCCAGGGCAATTATGGGCGGCCCAGGGCAATAAACTAAGCTGTTATGGGGCAGGCGATCGCCTCCAAACTTTCGCCGGCCACCAGGGACAAATTCTCGATTTCCAGATCAGTCCCAACGGGCAATTTTTGCTCAGTAGTAGCGCTGACCAAACCCTAAAAATTTGGCCCCTCGCCCCTGACAAACAACCCAAAACCCTCCGTTTACTCATCCCGATCACCAAAGTCGCGATCGCCCCAAATTTGCGTTTCTTTGTCGGGGGCGATCGCCAGGGAACCTTAGCTATCTGGCAACTCGGCCAAGAACAACCCATGGTGCAACTTCCCGCCCACAACGACAGCGAAATTCAGGCGATCGCCATCAGCCCAAACAGCCAGATCATCGCCACCGCCGCCGCCGACAAAACCATTAAACTCTGGCGATTCGGGATACAATGA
- a CDS encoding biotin/lipoate A/B protein ligase family domain protein, giving the protein MAEVWHYIPPMAAPGETQMAIDRWLLDQHLQGTIPSVLRFYTWQPAAISLGYHQRNYPEFWENLTYQGEKIDLVRRPSGGRAVLHQGDLTYAIVTSGLTGDRQKNYETLCQFLIAGFEKLGISLNYGQQQRNYEHFDSCFRTHTKADLVTESGYKLIGSAQLRRQGAILQHGSIRLNPDPALYELVFGEKLTLSSPPAPLSTTELIAVLRENLQTCFGVTLQESLLPLEC; this is encoded by the coding sequence ATGGCTGAGGTTTGGCACTATATTCCGCCCATGGCTGCCCCTGGGGAAACCCAAATGGCGATCGACCGTTGGCTCTTAGATCAGCATCTCCAGGGCACCATTCCCTCGGTACTGCGGTTTTATACCTGGCAGCCAGCGGCGATTTCCCTCGGCTACCACCAGCGCAACTATCCTGAGTTTTGGGAAAATCTCACCTATCAGGGCGAAAAAATCGATCTGGTACGGCGGCCCAGTGGTGGGCGGGCGGTGCTCCACCAGGGCGATCTCACCTATGCCATTGTCACTTCTGGATTAACGGGCGATCGCCAAAAAAACTATGAAACCCTCTGCCAATTCCTAATCGCAGGGTTTGAAAAACTGGGGATTTCCTTAAATTATGGCCAACAGCAGCGTAATTACGAGCATTTTGACAGTTGTTTTCGCACCCATACCAAGGCGGATCTAGTGACGGAATCGGGCTATAAGCTCATTGGTTCAGCGCAGTTACGGCGTCAGGGGGCAATTTTGCAGCATGGTTCGATTCGTCTCAACCCTGATCCTGCCCTTTATGAATTAGTTTTTGGTGAAAAATTAACGCTCTCATCTCCCCCAGCTCCATTGTCAACGACAGAATTAATCGCCGTTTTGCGGGAGAACTTGCAGACCTGTTTTGGGGTGACACTGCAAGAGTCTCTTTTGCCACTTGAATGCTAA
- the ychF gene encoding GTP-binding protein: MLRAGIVGLPNVGKSTLFNALCENAKADAANFPFCTIEPNVGVVAVPDPRLEVLAGISKSVKVVPTRMEFVDIAGLVKGASQGEGLGNQFLANIREVDAIVHVVRCFDDDDIIHVSGSVDPTRDIEVINLELILADLAQVEKRLDRARKQAKSRAKEALLEVAALEKILPVLEDARPAREVDLDEEEELAIKALGLLTRKPVIYATNVSEEDLATGNEWVEQVRAVAAPEKAQVVVVSAQVEAELVELDAAEKKDFLESLGVEEGGLQSLIRATYELLGLRTYLTTGPEETRAWTIQVGMKAPQAAGVIHTDFERGFIRAETVAYQDLVDCGSMGAAKEKGLVRSEGKEYVVQEGDVMLFRFNV, from the coding sequence ATGCTACGAGCCGGAATCGTCGGACTGCCCAACGTTGGTAAATCCACCCTTTTTAACGCCCTCTGCGAAAACGCCAAAGCAGATGCCGCCAACTTCCCCTTCTGTACCATCGAGCCCAATGTGGGGGTAGTGGCCGTTCCTGATCCCCGTCTGGAAGTCCTCGCTGGCATTTCTAAATCCGTCAAAGTTGTGCCCACCCGCATGGAATTTGTCGACATCGCTGGTCTCGTCAAAGGGGCCAGCCAAGGGGAAGGATTAGGAAACCAGTTCCTCGCTAATATCCGCGAAGTCGATGCGATCGTCCATGTGGTGCGCTGCTTCGATGACGATGACATTATCCATGTGTCCGGCTCCGTCGATCCCACCCGCGACATTGAGGTGATTAACCTAGAGCTGATCCTCGCCGATCTAGCCCAGGTAGAAAAACGCCTCGACCGTGCCCGTAAACAAGCCAAAAGCCGTGCCAAAGAAGCGCTTTTAGAGGTCGCTGCCTTAGAAAAAATCCTTCCAGTGCTCGAAGATGCCCGCCCCGCCCGGGAAGTGGACCTAGATGAAGAAGAAGAATTGGCGATCAAAGCCCTGGGCCTCTTGACCCGTAAGCCGGTGATCTATGCCACCAATGTTTCTGAAGAAGACTTGGCCACAGGGAATGAATGGGTCGAGCAAGTGCGGGCTGTTGCGGCCCCAGAAAAAGCCCAAGTCGTCGTTGTTTCCGCCCAGGTGGAGGCAGAATTAGTCGAACTTGATGCGGCGGAAAAGAAAGATTTCCTCGAATCCCTCGGTGTGGAGGAAGGGGGCTTGCAATCTCTGATTCGGGCCACCTATGAACTGTTGGGCCTCCGCACCTACCTGACCACTGGCCCCGAAGAAACCCGCGCCTGGACGATCCAAGTGGGCATGAAAGCGCCCCAGGCTGCCGGGGTGATCCATACGGACTTTGAACGGGGTTTTATCCGTGCTGAAACGGTGGCCTACCAGGATTTGGTGGACTGTGGCTCCATGGGTGCCGCCAAGGAAAAAGGCTTGGTCCGTTCAGAGGGGAAAGAATATGTCGTCCAGGAAGGGGATGTGATGTTGTTCCGCTTTAACGTGTAG
- a CDS encoding hydrolase, alpha/beta fold family, whose protein sequence is MTFIPPTQHTAEIKGLPLSYYEWHPGGEPVLLLHGLADHGLVWASLGESLGEKYHVIALDLRGHGDSGKPETGYTFTDYSTDLEGICQHFSWSKVNLLGHSWGAKIATVWATENPDKVKSLILADPFFMGKLPLWWRYTFPIGYRVLPFLKLLGQFETYEQAEAIAKNLKQYRGWSDWQQAIFRESFVENADGTWTSKFVKRACDEILLDILRVNGLTKPLTMPSLFVQPAGGLNRLEFQLKPYRQYLTNLQWQQVPGNHWAHMVKPEAFNQAIAQFLDALP, encoded by the coding sequence ATGACGTTTATTCCCCCGACCCAACACACCGCTGAAATTAAGGGCTTGCCCTTGAGCTATTACGAATGGCATCCGGGCGGCGAGCCGGTTTTGCTGCTCCATGGCCTCGCCGATCACGGTTTGGTGTGGGCGAGTCTGGGGGAAAGTCTTGGGGAAAAATATCACGTAATTGCTCTGGATCTCCGGGGCCATGGGGACAGTGGCAAACCGGAAACGGGTTATACCTTTACCGACTACAGCACTGACCTAGAGGGAATTTGCCAACATTTCAGCTGGTCAAAAGTTAACCTTCTCGGCCATAGCTGGGGCGCCAAGATTGCAACTGTTTGGGCGACCGAAAATCCGGACAAAGTAAAAAGCTTGATCCTCGCCGATCCATTTTTTATGGGAAAACTGCCTCTCTGGTGGCGCTACACCTTCCCGATCGGCTACCGCGTTTTGCCTTTCCTCAAGCTCTTAGGCCAGTTTGAAACCTACGAACAGGCCGAGGCGATCGCTAAAAATCTCAAACAATATCGCGGCTGGAGCGACTGGCAACAGGCTATTTTCCGGGAAAGCTTTGTCGAAAATGCCGATGGCACTTGGACGAGTAAATTCGTGAAGCGCGCCTGTGATGAAATTCTCCTCGATATTCTTCGGGTCAATGGCCTCACGAAACCTTTGACAATGCCCAGCCTGTTTGTGCAGCCGGCGGGGGGCTTAAATCGCCTCGAATTTCAGCTCAAGCCCTACCGCCAATATTTAACAAACCTCCAATGGCAGCAGGTCCCCGGCAACCATTGGGCCCACATGGTGAAGCCAGAAGCGTTTAATCAGGCGATCGCCCAATTTCTTGATGCTTTACCCTAA
- a CDS encoding ABC transporter, ATP-binding protein, protein MARRPQKLTEIAPGLWQIVQRFQPYIRQQWTLVLGGLAALLAQVGLRLLEPWPLKFVFDEVITSTSERSSSGMSWWDNLSPTTLLWGSAIALVVFTGLRALADYGSTMGFALVGNRVLTQVRNDLYQHLQNLSLSFHNQARSGELTIRVISDVGLLKEVVVTALLPMTGNTLVLVGMVGLMLWLHLELTLLALVTVPLLSLITVRLNRRIKEVSRKQRKQEGAMASTAAEAMGAIKVVKTLSLEKTFAQTFSGQSKKTLKDSVKGKRLAAQLERSVDLIIALATALVLGRGGHLVANGSLTPGDLLVFMAYLKNAFKPVRDFAKYTGRLAKATAAGERILDLLDQVPDIVDRPDACPAPRFAGQVTFQQVQFAYEPGHPILKNISFDATLGQSLAIVGPSGSGKSTLASLLLRLYEPSQGQILIDGVDIQAYQAESLRSQISVVLQDSLLFAASVRDNIAYGNPHASEEDILAAAQLANAHDFILRLPEGYDTVLGERGVTLSGGQRQRIAIARAAIRQSPILVLDEPTTGLDQENERTVIDALQRVAQQRTTLIITHDLTLAATADRLIYMEYGEILESGTHAELLTNGGPYAALYQLQMARRQLAEQESPRSPQGGSYATRP, encoded by the coding sequence ATGGCACGACGACCCCAAAAACTAACCGAAATCGCCCCTGGCCTCTGGCAAATTGTGCAACGGTTTCAGCCCTATATTCGCCAGCAGTGGACCCTGGTTTTGGGTGGGTTGGCGGCGCTGCTGGCCCAGGTTGGGTTAAGGCTCCTAGAGCCCTGGCCACTGAAGTTTGTTTTTGATGAAGTGATTACTTCGACCTCTGAACGCAGCTCATCGGGAATGTCTTGGTGGGATAACCTATCCCCAACAACGTTGCTGTGGGGGAGTGCGATCGCCCTAGTGGTTTTTACGGGCCTACGCGCCCTAGCCGACTATGGCAGCACCATGGGCTTTGCGTTGGTGGGGAACCGAGTCCTGACCCAGGTACGAAATGATCTTTATCAGCACCTACAAAACTTGTCCCTGAGCTTCCATAACCAAGCCCGCAGCGGCGAACTCACCATTCGAGTGATCAGTGATGTGGGCCTGTTGAAAGAAGTAGTGGTGACTGCTCTTTTACCCATGACAGGCAATACGCTAGTTTTAGTCGGCATGGTAGGACTGATGCTATGGCTGCACCTAGAACTTACCCTCCTGGCCCTGGTCACGGTGCCATTGCTGTCCTTGATTACGGTACGCCTCAACCGCCGCATCAAGGAAGTTTCACGGAAACAACGAAAGCAAGAAGGGGCGATGGCTTCTACCGCTGCTGAGGCGATGGGAGCGATCAAAGTTGTGAAAACCTTATCCCTAGAAAAGACCTTCGCCCAGACTTTTTCTGGCCAGAGCAAAAAAACCCTCAAAGACAGCGTCAAGGGCAAACGACTAGCAGCGCAATTGGAACGCTCAGTAGATTTGATTATTGCCCTAGCAACTGCCCTGGTGCTGGGGCGTGGGGGTCACTTAGTCGCCAATGGGAGCTTGACGCCAGGCGATCTGTTGGTGTTTATGGCTTATCTCAAAAACGCGTTTAAACCTGTCCGTGATTTTGCTAAATATACAGGCCGATTGGCCAAGGCAACGGCCGCCGGGGAACGCATCCTTGACCTGCTCGACCAAGTGCCGGATATTGTCGATCGCCCCGATGCTTGTCCTGCCCCTCGATTTGCTGGTCAGGTGACATTTCAGCAGGTGCAGTTTGCCTACGAGCCGGGTCACCCAATTTTGAAAAATATTAGTTTTGATGCGACTCTGGGTCAGTCCTTGGCAATTGTTGGGCCATCGGGCAGCGGTAAATCTACCTTAGCCAGTTTGTTATTGCGCCTCTACGAACCCAGTCAAGGCCAAATTTTGATCGATGGGGTAGATATCCAGGCATACCAAGCAGAGTCTCTGCGATCGCAGATTAGCGTCGTGCTACAAGACAGCCTTTTGTTTGCCGCCAGCGTGCGGGACAACATTGCCTATGGTAATCCCCATGCCAGTGAGGAGGACATTCTCGCCGCCGCCCAGCTCGCGAATGCCCATGATTTTATTCTGCGGCTCCCTGAGGGCTATGACACAGTCTTGGGAGAACGGGGGGTTACCCTTTCGGGGGGGCAACGCCAACGCATCGCCATTGCCCGTGCGGCCATACGTCAATCACCGATCTTAGTTTTAGATGAGCCAACAACGGGCCTTGATCAAGAAAATGAGCGCACAGTTATTGATGCCCTACAGCGGGTCGCACAGCAACGCACCACCTTGATCATTACCCATGATCTCACCCTCGCTGCCACCGCCGATCGCCTCATTTACATGGAGTATGGTGAGATTTTAGAGAGTGGCACCCATGCTGAATTGTTGACTAATGGCGGCCCCTACGCAGCCCTCTATCAGTTGCAGATGGCTCGTCGCCAACTGGCTGAACAGGAGTCACCGCGATCGCCCCAGGGAGGTTCCTATGCTACACGCCCCTGA
- a CDS encoding hypothetical protein (conserved hypothetical membrane protein), whose protein sequence is MNLRKNKLTWYITAQIGVLMFPFGLCLLGESITRRINGEPWFWWGTVSLIVVNAGLGLMIESGLIGGFPRNNGDDKAES, encoded by the coding sequence ATGAATCTTAGAAAAAACAAACTCACCTGGTACATTACCGCCCAGATAGGCGTTTTGATGTTTCCCTTTGGCCTCTGTCTCCTGGGAGAATCGATCACCAGGCGCATCAACGGTGAACCTTGGTTCTGGTGGGGCACGGTGAGCCTGATCGTTGTCAATGCGGGCCTAGGGTTGATGATCGAAAGTGGCTTGATTGGTGGTTTTCCCCGCAACAACGGCGACGACAAAGCAGAATCCTAG
- a CDS encoding mannose-1-phosphate guanylyltransferase has translation MTFIPVILAGGKGERFWPLSRQDRPKQFLSLDGSGVSLLQATAHRLIPQGNWEDLWIITAAQIADLVREQLPQLPQRNILMEPERRDTAAAIAWTCLELAKYYPADTVVAFFPADHWIGEPEQFRMTLNRAANFVKDKLAIATIGIKPDYPATGYGYIEQGETAAAGIFKVSQFYEKPGTAVAKSFLETGNFSWNSGIFLFSIRTVLHELASYAPEILEPLKDQGIEAYDTLPKISIDYALMEKTEHAYVLPAEFGWDDLGDWRSLERLLPPDAVTNVCVGTHHAFETERAIVYSDNPDETVVTLGVSDVVVVRQGDVTLIVDKHRTQDIKKILGYLPKNLL, from the coding sequence ATGACTTTTATCCCTGTGATTTTGGCTGGTGGTAAAGGCGAACGCTTTTGGCCCCTCAGCCGTCAAGACCGCCCGAAACAGTTCCTCAGTCTGGATGGTTCCGGGGTGAGTTTACTCCAGGCCACAGCCCACCGCTTGATCCCCCAAGGCAATTGGGAAGATTTGTGGATTATTACGGCGGCTCAAATTGCGGATCTGGTGCGAGAACAACTCCCCCAACTGCCCCAGCGCAATATTTTGATGGAACCAGAGCGACGGGATACGGCAGCGGCGATCGCCTGGACTTGTCTAGAGCTAGCGAAATATTACCCAGCGGATACGGTGGTGGCTTTTTTCCCGGCAGATCATTGGATTGGCGAACCGGAACAATTCCGCATGACCCTCAACCGGGCGGCCAATTTTGTGAAAGACAAATTGGCGATCGCGACCATCGGCATTAAACCGGACTACCCCGCCACGGGCTATGGCTATATCGAGCAGGGAGAAACGGCCGCAGCGGGCATTTTTAAAGTGAGTCAGTTCTACGAAAAACCCGGCACGGCGGTGGCAAAATCTTTTTTGGAAACGGGTAACTTTAGCTGGAACAGCGGTATTTTTCTTTTTTCGATCCGCACAGTGCTGCATGAACTGGCCAGTTACGCCCCCGAAATCCTGGAACCACTAAAAGATCAAGGAATCGAGGCCTACGATACCCTACCAAAAATCAGCATTGACTACGCTCTGATGGAAAAAACGGAACACGCCTATGTGCTACCTGCCGAATTTGGCTGGGATGATCTGGGGGATTGGCGATCGCTCGAAAGATTACTCCCCCCCGATGCGGTGACGAATGTTTGTGTGGGCACGCACCATGCCTTTGAGACAGAACGGGCGATCGTCTACAGTGACAATCCTGATGAAACGGTAGTAACTTTGGGCGTCTCTGATGTGGTGGTGGTACGCCAAGGGGATGTGACCTTGATTGTCGATAAGCACCGCACCCAGGACATTAAAAAAATCCTCGGCTACCTACCCAAAAATCTCCTGTAA
- a CDS encoding glycosyl transferase, group 1 family protein, with the protein MRVAYILKRYPRFSETFVVSEILAHEAAGLDVVIYALRPPLDSHFQDIIARVRAPVTYLTTEDLRGSQFWELLQEAAAVLPDFWAKLPLAQGEEVKDVHQAIALGMAAVTQNITHFHAHFGTSATSVARLASLFTGIPYTFTAHAKDIYHETVRPEDMARKLADAKSVITVSDYNLQFLKEQYGPAAAAVQRVYNGLDLSQFPYQSPQNRPAKIVAVGRLVEKKGFPDLISACGLLAKKNIDFHCQIIGHGELAESLQQQINGAGLQPWVELLGPRPQAELRAIVQGAAVLAAPCVVGGDGNQDGLPTVLLEAMALGTPCVSTDVTGIPEVLHHQKTGLQVPQHHPTALATALDCLLQDSNLRVHLAAAARQLIEVNFDIHHNAARIRQLFELQLP; encoded by the coding sequence ATGCGAGTCGCCTACATTCTCAAACGCTACCCTCGTTTTTCAGAAACTTTTGTTGTTTCTGAAATTCTTGCCCACGAAGCAGCGGGGTTAGATGTCGTGATTTATGCCCTGCGGCCCCCGCTCGATAGCCACTTTCAAGACATCATCGCGCGGGTTAGGGCCCCGGTAACTTATCTCACAACAGAAGATTTAAGGGGTAGCCAATTCTGGGAACTGTTGCAAGAAGCCGCCGCCGTATTACCGGATTTTTGGGCCAAATTACCCCTGGCCCAAGGAGAAGAGGTGAAAGATGTTCACCAGGCGATCGCCCTAGGGATGGCCGCCGTAACCCAGAATATTACTCACTTTCACGCCCACTTCGGCACATCTGCCACCTCAGTGGCGCGGCTAGCCAGTCTGTTTACTGGCATTCCCTACACTTTTACCGCCCATGCTAAAGATATTTACCATGAGACTGTGCGCCCAGAAGACATGGCCCGTAAGCTCGCCGATGCCAAAAGCGTCATTACTGTCAGCGACTACAATCTCCAGTTTCTCAAGGAACAATATGGCCCCGCAGCGGCGGCGGTACAGCGTGTTTACAATGGTCTCGACCTCAGTCAGTTTCCTTACCAATCCCCCCAAAATCGACCTGCCAAAATCGTCGCAGTAGGCCGGCTGGTAGAAAAAAAAGGTTTTCCTGACCTGATTTCCGCCTGTGGCTTACTGGCCAAAAAAAACATAGATTTTCACTGCCAAATTATTGGCCATGGGGAACTTGCAGAGTCTCTGCAACAACAAATTAATGGGGCAGGCTTGCAGCCCTGGGTAGAGCTACTTGGGCCACGGCCCCAGGCAGAACTACGGGCGATCGTTCAGGGGGCAGCGGTGTTGGCGGCTCCCTGCGTGGTAGGCGGTGATGGTAATCAAGATGGCCTACCGACTGTACTCCTCGAAGCAATGGCCCTGGGGACTCCCTGCGTTTCTACTGACGTGACGGGTATTCCTGAAGTGCTGCACCATCAAAAAACAGGTCTACAGGTTCCCCAACATCACCCAACTGCTTTGGCAACGGCCCTAGATTGCCTATTGCAAGACAGCAATCTGCGGGTCCACCTAGCGGCTGCGGCCCGCCAGTTGATCGAAGTTAATTTCGACATTCATCACAATGCTGCCCGGATACGCCAGTTGTTTGAGCTCCAACTTCCGTAG